One Rubritalea squalenifaciens DSM 18772 genomic region harbors:
- the ilvD gene encoding dihydroxy-acid dehydratase, with protein sequence MNEYENNKRPYSSKVVDGDDRAPSRAMLYAVGFEKEDFEKPQVAIASLWSEVTPCNIHLDKLATEAAKGADAAGGKSLTFGAPTVSDGISMGTEGMKYSLVSREVIADSIETVVGAEGMDGLVAIGGCDKNMPGCMIAIARLNRPAVFIYGGTILPGCAMVKGEKKDLDVVSVFEAVGKHAGGEFNDSELHTVESCAIPGAGSCGGMYTANTMASAIEALGMSLPNSSAQAAVGDDKLMDCFDAGAAVMNMIEKGIRPSDILTRKAFENAITVVIALGGSTNAVLHLLAMAHAANVELSIDDFTEIGKRVPVVADLKPSGKYVMADLVRIGGTIPLMRMLLEAGLLHGDCMTVTGKTMAENLANSPLYYPEDQKVILPLDKPKKKDSHLRILYGNLASEGSVAKISGNEGLSFTGRARCFDSEEESMKAILDGQIEAGDVIVVRMEGPKGGPGMREMLGPTAAVMGRGLGDKVALITDGRFSGGSHGFVVGHITPEAFVGGTIGLLKDGDTITIDAENNEINVDLSEEELAERRAAWTQPEPRYRRGVLAKYAKLCESASKGAVSDAGL encoded by the coding sequence ATGAACGAGTACGAAAACAACAAGCGCCCCTATTCCTCCAAGGTAGTAGACGGCGATGACCGCGCTCCAAGCCGCGCGATGCTCTATGCAGTAGGCTTTGAAAAAGAAGATTTTGAAAAACCACAGGTCGCGATTGCGTCTCTCTGGAGTGAAGTGACTCCGTGTAACATCCACCTCGATAAGCTCGCCACTGAGGCTGCCAAGGGTGCGGATGCTGCCGGTGGTAAGTCCCTGACCTTCGGTGCTCCTACCGTTTCCGACGGTATCTCCATGGGTACCGAGGGGATGAAGTACTCTCTGGTCAGCCGCGAGGTGATCGCAGATTCCATCGAAACCGTAGTCGGTGCCGAGGGAATGGATGGTCTGGTCGCCATTGGTGGTTGTGACAAGAACATGCCTGGCTGCATGATCGCGATTGCTCGCCTTAACCGTCCGGCTGTCTTCATATACGGTGGTACAATTCTGCCAGGCTGCGCCATGGTGAAGGGTGAGAAGAAGGATCTGGATGTGGTTTCTGTTTTCGAGGCAGTTGGTAAGCACGCTGGCGGTGAGTTCAATGACTCCGAGCTTCATACGGTGGAGAGCTGCGCGATCCCAGGTGCAGGTTCCTGTGGTGGTATGTATACTGCGAACACGATGGCCAGTGCCATCGAAGCTCTCGGTATGTCCCTGCCAAACAGCTCCGCTCAGGCGGCTGTGGGTGACGATAAGCTGATGGACTGTTTTGACGCTGGTGCTGCGGTGATGAACATGATCGAGAAGGGCATCCGCCCAAGCGACATCCTCACGCGCAAAGCTTTCGAGAACGCGATTACCGTGGTGATTGCCCTTGGTGGTTCCACCAATGCAGTGCTTCACCTTCTGGCCATGGCACATGCTGCCAACGTAGAGCTGAGCATCGACGACTTCACAGAAATCGGTAAGCGCGTTCCTGTGGTTGCCGACCTCAAGCCTAGTGGTAAGTACGTGATGGCTGACCTCGTAAGAATCGGCGGTACCATCCCGCTGATGCGCATGCTTCTCGAGGCAGGTCTCCTGCACGGTGACTGCATGACTGTGACTGGCAAGACCATGGCTGAGAACCTGGCGAATTCCCCGCTTTACTACCCGGAGGACCAGAAAGTCATTCTCCCACTCGACAAGCCGAAGAAGAAGGACAGCCACCTGCGCATCCTGTACGGTAACCTCGCCTCTGAAGGTTCCGTGGCCAAGATTTCCGGCAATGAAGGTCTCAGCTTTACGGGTAGAGCCCGCTGCTTTGACAGTGAGGAAGAGTCCATGAAGGCGATTCTTGATGGTCAGATCGAAGCTGGCGACGTGATCGTTGTCCGCATGGAAGGGCCAAAAGGCGGCCCTGGTATGCGCGAGATGCTTGGCCCAACTGCTGCCGTCATGGGCCGCGGACTTGGCGATAAGGTTGCTCTTATCACGGACGGGCGTTTCTCCGGTGGCAGCCACGGCTTCGTGGTAGGCCACATTACTCCAGAGGCATTCGTCGGTGGTACCATCGGTCTGCTGAAGGATGGTGATACGATCACCATCGATGCCGAGAACAACGAGATCAACGTGGACCTAAGTGAGGAAGAGTTGGCCGAGCGCCGTGCTGCCTGGACTCAGCCTGAGCCACGCTACCGCCGCGGTGTGCTGGCTAAGTACGCCAAGCTTTGTGAATCCGCCTCCAAGGGCGCAGTGAGCGACGCTGGTCTCTAA
- a CDS encoding sulfatase-like hydrolase/transferase, with amino-acid sequence MFFRSLLTLFLSLSAFLTAADKPNLLLILADDMGYGDLSCYGSKQVPTPNLDKLAANGVRCTDGYVSASVCAPSRAGLLTGRYQNRFGFEHNLSHPKYMKDEHVGIDLKQPLISNKLKDAGYTTGIIGKWHLGEAIPEFHPNQRGFDYFFGMLGGGHSYWPTVEKNKLTLNGEKIKEVRTPYLTDWFTLEANDFIERNSKAEKPWFLYLSYNTPHSPMQAKDEDLAKFSHIKDKTRRIYCAMQHNMDTNIGTIVSKLEELGQLENTLIVFLSDNGGSVEVSHAINAPCRGGKGSNLEGGLRIPTIYSWPGTLPKGTTYSQPIISLDILPTFLAAAGAPAPEAQPLGTSYKKAKEIATATDGVNLLPYLKGEKTEPPHENLFWRMTLRAKSVRSGDWKLLDPAHGEPQLYNLKDDPSELNNLAASNPTKLAELRSKLVTWEGSLESNPHWISAPTWYKYNKKLNERKFMLIQPEKDDERDFWSFDSLKEHITN; translated from the coding sequence ATGTTTTTCAGATCACTCCTGACGCTCTTCTTGAGCTTATCGGCATTTCTGACAGCCGCCGACAAGCCGAACCTGCTACTCATCCTTGCCGATGACATGGGATATGGAGACCTGTCCTGCTATGGATCCAAGCAAGTCCCTACCCCCAACTTGGATAAACTGGCAGCTAATGGCGTACGCTGTACTGACGGTTACGTCTCCGCCTCCGTCTGTGCCCCATCCCGAGCAGGGCTACTGACTGGCCGCTACCAGAACCGCTTTGGTTTCGAGCATAACCTTTCTCACCCGAAGTACATGAAGGATGAGCATGTAGGCATTGATCTCAAGCAGCCACTCATTTCCAACAAACTCAAGGACGCGGGTTACACCACAGGCATCATTGGCAAGTGGCACTTAGGAGAAGCCATTCCTGAGTTCCACCCGAACCAGCGAGGATTCGACTACTTCTTCGGCATGCTTGGCGGTGGCCATAGCTACTGGCCTACAGTAGAGAAAAATAAGCTCACCCTCAATGGTGAGAAAATCAAAGAAGTTCGCACCCCTTACCTCACCGACTGGTTCACGCTGGAAGCCAATGACTTCATTGAGCGAAACAGCAAGGCTGAGAAGCCATGGTTCCTCTACCTCTCCTACAATACCCCGCATTCACCAATGCAGGCCAAGGATGAGGATCTCGCCAAGTTCTCTCACATCAAGGACAAGACACGCCGTATCTACTGCGCCATGCAGCACAACATGGATACCAACATTGGCACCATTGTCAGCAAGCTTGAAGAACTAGGTCAGTTAGAGAATACCCTCATTGTCTTCCTCTCTGACAACGGAGGCTCCGTGGAAGTCTCCCATGCCATCAACGCCCCATGCCGAGGAGGAAAAGGATCCAACCTCGAGGGAGGTCTGCGCATTCCCACCATCTACAGCTGGCCAGGCACCCTTCCAAAGGGCACTACTTATAGCCAACCTATCATCTCGCTGGATATCCTCCCTACTTTCCTCGCCGCAGCAGGAGCCCCCGCACCAGAAGCCCAGCCACTGGGAACCTCCTACAAAAAAGCCAAAGAAATCGCTACCGCTACTGACGGCGTCAACCTCCTCCCCTATCTCAAAGGTGAAAAGACAGAGCCTCCTCATGAGAACCTGTTCTGGCGCATGACACTGCGTGCCAAGTCTGTGCGCTCCGGTGACTGGAAGCTACTCGACCCTGCACACGGAGAGCCACAACTCTACAACCTCAAGGACGACCCATCTGAGCTAAACAATCTAGCAGCCTCCAATCCTACCAAACTAGCAGAGCTGCGCTCAAAGCTGGTCACCTGGGAAGGCAGCCTGGAGTCTAACCCTCACTGGATCTCCGCACCTACTTGGTACAAGTACAATAAGAAGCTCAACGAGCGTAAGTTCATGCTCATTCAGCCTGAGAAGGACGATGAGAGAGACTTCTGGAGCTTTGACTCCCTCAAGGAGCACATCACCAATTAG
- a CDS encoding MBL fold metallo-hydrolase gives MLEDDFNDCISKAIRGHGCPIVSLAKLAGIPERSITDCLQGNENPSAIRSIAPHLQLSAERLLNLKNYRPHTPIVPGLTQVTSPFGHLGVNAYVITSGDLNLIFDTGTDASDLQLLAPDAQHVFITHEHPDHVAELNSFTTAEIHRPAQLQHGDQMRIADLSIHILDVAGHASPAFAYLIKGLEKDVCIVGDAIFAGSIGGCPSTSAYTTALSNIRNHILRLPGDTILCPGHGPMTTVTQELAHNPFFAS, from the coding sequence ATGCTGGAAGACGATTTCAACGACTGTATTTCAAAAGCCATCCGAGGCCATGGCTGCCCCATTGTCTCCCTGGCCAAGCTAGCTGGCATCCCCGAGCGATCGATCACCGATTGCTTACAGGGCAACGAAAATCCTTCGGCGATCCGCTCCATCGCCCCTCACTTGCAGCTCAGCGCTGAGCGTCTTCTCAACCTCAAGAACTACCGGCCTCACACGCCTATCGTGCCCGGTCTGACCCAGGTCACTTCCCCCTTTGGCCATCTCGGCGTCAATGCCTATGTCATCACCTCGGGTGATTTGAATCTTATTTTCGATACCGGCACAGATGCTTCAGACCTCCAACTTCTGGCCCCTGATGCCCAGCATGTGTTTATTACCCATGAGCACCCCGACCATGTTGCTGAGTTGAATTCATTCACCACGGCCGAAATACACCGCCCGGCACAACTCCAGCACGGGGACCAGATGCGTATCGCTGACCTCAGCATCCACATTCTCGATGTTGCCGGCCACGCTTCGCCAGCCTTTGCCTATCTCATCAAAGGCCTTGAGAAAGATGTCTGCATTGTAGGGGACGCTATTTTTGCTGGCTCGATTGGTGGCTGCCCATCCACTAGCGCCTACACAACGGCTCTCTCCAATATCCGGAACCATATTCTCAGACTTCCAGGCGATACCATCTTATGCCCTGGTCATGGTCCCATGACAACGGTTACCCAGGAATTAGCCCATAATCCCTTCTTTGCCTCCTAG
- a CDS encoding PEP-CTERM sorting domain-containing protein, translating to MKLLTLATSLALAVPSYAASINIMFHNGGVTVSNLNSSPDGTVISAGTNGSDTWNHVQNNGGDGLSFTGKALNYADGSTVTGVTLDVNSGYSYFNGGSTNDDYVMMDGWYGFNASESLTINNLSSAFTGAYRVTIYGDSNSGEPGNERFMNYTIDSVTKLITDSGSFTGTFVEGEDYVVFDNLTLDDLTIVGGATGSGGRSAISGLIIESVPEPSSTALLGLAGLGFIIRRRR from the coding sequence ATGAAACTCCTAACTCTAGCAACCAGCCTAGCCCTAGCTGTCCCCAGCTATGCGGCGTCCATAAACATCATGTTCCACAATGGAGGCGTTACGGTCTCCAACCTGAATTCCTCTCCAGATGGAACAGTCATTTCCGCTGGCACTAATGGCAGCGACACCTGGAACCACGTACAAAACAACGGCGGCGACGGGCTTAGCTTCACAGGTAAAGCCCTAAACTACGCAGACGGCTCCACAGTCACCGGTGTCACCCTCGACGTCAATTCAGGCTACTCCTATTTCAATGGAGGCAGCACGAACGATGACTATGTCATGATGGATGGATGGTACGGGTTCAATGCCTCCGAATCACTCACCATCAATAACCTAAGCAGCGCTTTCACTGGTGCCTACAGAGTCACGATTTATGGTGATTCGAATTCCGGTGAGCCTGGTAATGAGCGCTTCATGAACTACACGATCGACAGTGTCACTAAGCTGATCACCGACAGTGGCTCCTTCACAGGGACCTTTGTCGAAGGCGAGGACTATGTCGTGTTCGATAACCTGACCCTGGATGATCTCACGATTGTCGGCGGCGCTACAGGAAGTGGTGGTCGCTCCGCGATCAGCGGTCTTATCATCGAGTCAGTACCTGAACCATCCAGCACAGCCTTACTCGGCTTGGCTGGCCTCGGCTTCATCATCCGCAGGCGCCGATAA
- a CDS encoding U32 family peptidase, with amino-acid sequence MQREPELLSPAGNWDCARAAVANGADAIFFGLSKFNARLRADNFTDEDLPELMEFLHAHGVKGFVTMNTLIFTSELAAAEAQLRHLEKSGVDAIIVQDLGLARLARTVAPSLEIHASTQMTITSPEGLEFIDSLYHLERAVLSRELSLKEIEKFSPKECVPLEVFVHGALCVAYSGQCLTSESLGQRSANRGECAQACRMPYELVVDGETKDMGEQRYLLSPQDLAAVDLIPDLVNQGVVSYKIEGRLKSPEYVAAVTRVYRKAIDDAVAQRESTVTERDRYSLEMTFSRGLSTGWLAGTNHPYLTHGRFGKKRGVRVGTVENCGRGWIILNQEGPVGLAPGDGIVFDAGENRNLEQGSRVWKVEGNCLSFHHKHSKINWDRIKPGIVIYKTDDPKLNSEVRAMWKNVKLEPLRSGLNITVTGCVGEALILSCNGISVSSAEKLEQAQNRPLNTETLVDKIGRLGNTAYELGSLDNQLEGDLILPLSALNRLRRALVEKLDQQAAAEVKATPKPATGTLGDILPSAEQLSQVSEQAAELSALTRHPHQIEAALENGIKRIYADFEDIRRYKEAVEIVRAHGGDATIHLATPRIQKPNETGYFKFIDRSAPDGILIRNLGAVTYFKDRDELYKTGDFSLNCANPATAKILIEEAGLDHLTLSYDLNINQLMDLLQAAPANWFEQTLHQHMPMFHMEHCVFCTFLSEGTTYKDCGRPCETHKVQLRDRVGQLHTLAADVGCRNTLFNGRAQTGARFYDSVRSTGLHRYRIDFLDEDKTTTARTLQAYQQLIEQKRDGHMLWQDLGALEKLGVTEGTLEAKTPHSPK; translated from the coding sequence ATGCAACGCGAACCTGAACTTCTCTCACCAGCCGGAAACTGGGACTGCGCACGCGCCGCTGTAGCCAATGGTGCGGACGCCATCTTTTTCGGCCTTTCCAAGTTCAATGCCCGCCTGCGTGCCGACAATTTTACCGACGAAGACCTGCCAGAGCTCATGGAGTTTCTGCACGCACATGGCGTGAAAGGCTTCGTCACCATGAATACCCTGATTTTCACAAGCGAGCTGGCAGCTGCGGAAGCCCAGCTACGCCATCTCGAGAAATCCGGAGTAGATGCCATTATCGTGCAAGACCTAGGCCTCGCCCGCCTGGCTCGCACCGTGGCCCCCTCACTGGAGATCCATGCCTCTACCCAAATGACCATCACTTCTCCTGAAGGTCTGGAATTCATCGATTCCCTTTACCACCTGGAGCGCGCCGTCCTCTCACGAGAACTCTCACTCAAGGAAATTGAAAAGTTCTCTCCCAAGGAATGCGTACCACTGGAAGTCTTCGTCCATGGAGCCCTCTGTGTGGCCTATTCCGGCCAATGCCTCACCTCCGAGTCCCTGGGCCAGCGTTCCGCCAACCGAGGCGAATGTGCCCAAGCCTGCCGCATGCCTTACGAACTCGTGGTCGATGGTGAAACGAAAGACATGGGAGAGCAGCGCTACCTTCTCTCACCGCAGGACCTCGCCGCCGTTGACCTCATCCCCGATCTCGTCAACCAAGGCGTGGTTTCCTATAAGATCGAAGGCCGCCTCAAGTCTCCTGAATACGTAGCCGCGGTGACTCGCGTCTACCGCAAGGCAATTGATGATGCCGTCGCTCAGCGTGAGTCCACCGTCACCGAGCGTGACCGCTACTCTCTGGAAATGACCTTCTCCCGCGGCCTTTCCACCGGATGGCTCGCTGGAACCAATCACCCCTACCTGACCCATGGCCGCTTTGGCAAAAAACGTGGCGTCCGCGTAGGTACGGTAGAAAACTGTGGCCGCGGTTGGATTATCCTCAACCAAGAAGGACCGGTCGGACTTGCCCCCGGAGACGGCATCGTCTTCGATGCAGGCGAGAACCGCAACCTGGAGCAAGGCTCCCGCGTCTGGAAGGTCGAAGGCAACTGCCTTTCCTTCCACCACAAGCATTCCAAAATCAACTGGGATCGCATCAAGCCCGGCATCGTCATCTACAAGACAGATGATCCGAAGCTGAACTCCGAGGTCCGAGCCATGTGGAAGAATGTCAAGCTGGAGCCTCTCCGCTCAGGTCTCAACATCACCGTCACAGGCTGCGTCGGCGAAGCGCTCATCCTCAGCTGTAACGGCATTTCCGTGAGTTCCGCTGAGAAGCTGGAACAGGCCCAGAACCGACCACTCAACACCGAGACCCTAGTCGATAAAATCGGCCGCCTCGGAAACACCGCCTACGAGCTTGGTTCACTCGACAACCAATTGGAAGGCGACCTCATTCTACCACTCTCAGCTCTCAACCGCCTGCGAAGAGCACTCGTTGAAAAGCTCGACCAGCAAGCGGCCGCAGAGGTAAAAGCCACTCCTAAACCAGCCACCGGAACCCTAGGAGACATACTACCCTCCGCCGAACAACTCTCCCAAGTCTCGGAGCAGGCCGCAGAATTGTCCGCGCTCACTCGCCACCCACACCAGATCGAAGCCGCCCTGGAAAATGGCATCAAACGCATCTATGCGGACTTCGAGGACATTCGCCGCTACAAAGAAGCGGTGGAAATTGTGCGTGCTCACGGCGGAGACGCCACCATTCATCTGGCGACACCTCGCATTCAGAAACCAAACGAGACAGGCTATTTCAAGTTTATCGACCGCTCTGCTCCAGACGGCATTCTCATCCGTAACCTCGGTGCAGTCACTTACTTCAAGGATCGTGATGAACTCTACAAGACAGGCGACTTCTCACTGAACTGCGCCAACCCGGCGACAGCCAAGATCTTGATTGAAGAAGCAGGACTCGACCACCTCACCCTCTCCTATGACCTGAATATCAATCAGCTCATGGACCTTCTTCAGGCAGCGCCTGCAAATTGGTTCGAGCAGACACTGCATCAGCACATGCCGATGTTTCATATGGAGCACTGCGTCTTCTGCACGTTCCTCTCCGAAGGCACCACCTACAAAGACTGCGGTCGCCCCTGTGAAACACATAAGGTTCAGCTGCGTGACCGTGTAGGCCAGCTCCACACTCTGGCTGCTGACGTCGGCTGCCGGAATACCCTCTTCAACGGCCGCGCTCAGACTGGAGCCCGTTTCTACGACTCCGTCAGATCCACTGGCCTGCACCGCTACCGCATCGACTTCCTCGATGAGGACAAAACCACTACCGCCCGCACCCTGCAGGCCTACCAGCAGCTCATCGAGCAGAAGCGAGACGGCCATATGCTCTGGCAGGATCTTGGCGCGCTGGAGAAACTCGGAGTCACAGAAGGGACTCTTGAGGCAAAGACTCCGCACAGCCCGAAATAA
- the truA gene encoding tRNA pseudouridine(38-40) synthase TruA, which produces MRLKLTIAYDGRPYSGWQSQPGGNTIQDIIEQAIEAVTKQQVRIHSSGRTDTGVHANAQIAHFDAPNTVDMNPYNWVPALNTKLPATIRVMDCEQVADDFHARYSATGKTYHYELCMQPVMPPLQAGLAWHLPRQLDPATLEQALTHYIGTHCFKAFAANRGNETESTDYSRTITEAKLTTIDGGYRIIYSGNGFLYKMVRLLTGAAVQAAQGRLRLDDHLALLDQPDDLPYGKSPYCAPADGLTLFQVNYMT; this is translated from the coding sequence GTGCGCCTCAAACTCACCATAGCCTATGACGGCCGCCCATACTCAGGCTGGCAATCGCAACCGGGCGGAAACACTATCCAGGATATCATTGAACAGGCCATCGAGGCTGTGACTAAACAGCAGGTACGCATCCATTCCTCCGGTCGCACGGACACCGGTGTCCATGCCAATGCCCAGATCGCGCACTTTGACGCACCAAACACCGTGGATATGAACCCCTACAACTGGGTTCCGGCTCTGAACACCAAACTGCCAGCTACCATCCGGGTTATGGACTGCGAACAAGTCGCCGATGATTTCCACGCCCGCTACTCAGCAACAGGCAAAACCTATCATTACGAGCTCTGCATGCAGCCCGTCATGCCCCCTCTCCAGGCGGGACTGGCTTGGCATTTACCACGTCAATTGGATCCAGCTACCCTGGAGCAGGCCCTCACCCATTACATAGGCACTCATTGCTTCAAGGCCTTCGCGGCCAATCGTGGCAATGAAACTGAGTCTACCGACTACTCCAGAACCATTACAGAAGCCAAACTCACTACAATCGATGGTGGGTACCGCATCATCTACTCAGGCAATGGATTCCTTTACAAAATGGTTCGCCTGCTTACGGGTGCCGCCGTACAGGCCGCACAAGGGCGCCTGAGACTCGATGACCATCTAGCCTTGCTCGACCAGCCAGATGATCTCCCCTACGGCAAATCCCCCTACTGCGCCCCAGCAGACGGCCTAACACTTTTTCAGGTTAATTACATGACATAA
- the ruvX gene encoding Holliday junction resolvase RuvX, whose amino-acid sequence MHAEDQHPVLGIDHGEARIGLAITDSLGILAHPLETIQCQTTPAIPRIIELIRQRSIKQIVIGLPLRMDGSEGTAAEKIRTFAEELREALPAPLPLHFIDERLTTVAASEKLRSAGKNTKKQKQIIDQAAAVEILSDWLDQQLPPAF is encoded by the coding sequence ATGCATGCAGAAGACCAGCATCCCGTGCTCGGCATTGATCACGGCGAGGCCCGCATCGGCCTAGCCATTACAGATTCACTGGGAATTTTAGCCCATCCGCTAGAAACGATCCAGTGCCAGACAACACCAGCCATACCGCGTATCATCGAACTGATCCGTCAACGCTCCATCAAGCAGATCGTCATCGGGTTGCCCTTGCGCATGGATGGCTCGGAAGGGACTGCGGCAGAGAAAATCCGCACCTTCGCCGAGGAGCTGCGTGAAGCGCTGCCGGCACCACTGCCCTTGCATTTCATCGATGAGAGATTGACCACGGTGGCAGCCTCAGAAAAGCTTCGCTCCGCAGGCAAGAACACCAAGAAGCAGAAACAAATCATCGACCAAGCCGCTGCGGTAGAAATTCTCAGCGATTGGCTCGACCAGCAACTTCCTCCAGCATTTTAA
- a CDS encoding universal stress protein: MKSIIAALDFSEGMHEVLKQAGEIALAFKARLYLVHVVETTPLYTMYGMHPEELPTLGEYRDAAKQRGAKKLAEARQELDPQVADVHGELLEGDAIDEILEFSKKVSGDLVICATHGHTALGSVLMGSVPSGLVRKAKVPVLVIPVHK; this comes from the coding sequence ATGAAATCGATCATTGCCGCGTTGGACTTTTCAGAAGGTATGCATGAAGTGTTGAAGCAAGCTGGGGAAATCGCCCTGGCATTCAAAGCGCGCCTGTATCTTGTGCATGTGGTAGAGACGACTCCGCTCTATACGATGTATGGGATGCATCCGGAAGAGTTACCGACTCTGGGCGAGTACCGTGATGCTGCGAAACAGCGCGGTGCGAAGAAACTGGCAGAAGCCCGCCAAGAACTGGACCCACAGGTTGCCGATGTTCATGGGGAGCTCTTGGAGGGAGATGCCATTGATGAGATTTTAGAGTTTTCTAAGAAAGTAAGCGGGGATCTAGTAATTTGTGCCACCCATGGACACACGGCTTTGGGCAGCGTCTTGATGGGTAGTGTACCAAGTGGCCTGGTCAGGAAGGCCAAGGTTCCCGTGCTGGTGATTCCTGTTCATAAGTAG